One genomic segment of Gossypium arboreum isolate Shixiya-1 chromosome 3, ASM2569848v2, whole genome shotgun sequence includes these proteins:
- the LOC108466808 gene encoding uncharacterized protein LOC108466808, giving the protein MEWRSCYLDMVLVPLSLAMSLTYHWWLWRKVRSQPLTTIIGTNVRGRRFWVSAIMKDNEKKNILAVQTLRNTIMGSTLMATTSILLCAGLAAVISSTYSVKRPLNDSIFGAHGEFMVSLKYVTILSFFLFSFFCYSLSIRFINQVNVLINSPQDPASVITPMYVSELLEKAFILNTVGNRLFYTALPLLLWIFGPLLVFLCFFTLIPVLYNLDLLLGFKKQGKTESQISGCGDRESV; this is encoded by the exons ATGGAGTGGAGATCATGCTATTTAGACATGGTTTTAGTGCCGCTAAGTTTAGCAATGAGCTTAACTTATCATTGGTGGCTATGGCGTAAGGTTCGGTCTCAACCGCTCACAACCATCATCGGAACCAATGTCAGGGGTCGACGCTTTTGGGTCTCTGCCATCATGAAG GACAACGAGAAAAAGAATATCCTAGCAGTCCAAACGCTACGAAACACCATAATGGGATCAACCCTAATGGCCACAACCTCCATCCTTCTTTGCGCCGGTCTAGCTGCCGTAATCAGCAGCACATACAGCGTCAAACGACCGCTCAACGATTCCATCTTCGGAGCTCATGGCGAGTTCATGGTGTCTCTCAAATACGTCACCATCTTATCCttctttctcttctctttctttTGTTACTCTTTGTCGATCCGATTTATTAACCAAGTTAATGTCCTTATCAACTCTCCCCAAGACCCGGCTTCTGTCATCACTCCCATGTACGTATCGGAGTTGCTCGAGAAAGCGTTCATCTTGAACACTGTCGGCAACCGGCTTTTCTACACCGCACTTCCGCTACTACTTTGGATCTTCGGGCCCTTGCTTGTTTTCCTTTGCTTTTTTACTTTGATCCCTGTGCTTTACAATCTTGATCTTTTATTAGGGTTTAAAAAGCAAGGGAAAACTGAATCTCAAATCAGTGGATGTGGGGATCGTGAATCAGTGTAA